A genomic window from Lycium barbarum isolate Lr01 chromosome 4, ASM1917538v2, whole genome shotgun sequence includes:
- the LOC132637378 gene encoding uncharacterized protein LOC132637378, whose translation MENSQYGTWAELFKIHACAHKVLHHIMPPPKGKEKLAPKTDEEVELWTTIDATVLQWIYSTISNDLLNTIIEPDATGMDAWDRLRDIFQDHQTSRAVTLEQEFTTTRMEDFSNASAYCQRLKSLADQLKNVGAPVTNSRLVLQLVSGLTKAYKGVGTQIRHAKPLPHSLRLGLPCFGRT comes from the coding sequence ATGGAAAACTCACAATACGGTACATGGGCAGAGCTTTTCAAAATTCATGCTTGTGCTCACAAGGTCCTTCATCACATCATGCCTCCACCCAAAGGTAAGGAGAAGTTGGCTCCCAAAACTGATGAGGAAGTTGAATTATGGACCACCATTGACGCCACCGTGCTTCAATGGATTTATTCGACAATTTCGAATGATCTGTTAAACACTATCATCGAACCAGACGCTACTGGCATGGACGCTTGGGATCGCTTGCGTGATATCTTCCAAGATCATCAAACTTCTCGTGCGGTGACTCTCGAACAAGAATTCACGACGACTCGTATGGAGGATTTTTCCAATGCCTCCGCCTATTGTCAACGTCTCAAGAGCCTTGCCGATCAACTGAAAAACGTCGGGGCTCCCGTGACGAATAGCCGCCTTGTCCTTCAACTGGTCTCGGGTCTCACTAAAGCGTACAAAGGGGTTGGGACACAAATTCGCCATGCAAAGCCGCTCCCCCATTCACTGAGGCTTGGTCTTCCTTGTTTTGGAAGAACATGA